The following coding sequences are from one Methyloterricola oryzae window:
- a CDS encoding DUF4381 domain-containing protein — protein MNPELPLRDIHLPPAVGWWPLAPGWYALAVGILALLLLGWWLWRRLRRVTVVKATLRQLDAIAARQQAPVEQVRELALVLRRACLSAYPREDVAGLTGEEWLRFLDQSLPERPFSEGPGRLLLDAPYRPHCEGDLNALLDVCRTWARRLPVVTLGKA, from the coding sequence ATGAATCCGGAACTGCCGCTGCGCGATATTCATCTGCCGCCCGCCGTGGGCTGGTGGCCGCTGGCGCCTGGCTGGTATGCCCTGGCTGTGGGCATTCTGGCACTGCTCCTGCTCGGCTGGTGGCTCTGGCGGCGGCTTCGGCGGGTAACCGTGGTCAAGGCGACCCTGCGCCAACTCGACGCCATCGCCGCCCGCCAGCAAGCGCCTGTCGAACAGGTGCGGGAACTGGCCCTTGTATTGCGCCGGGCTTGCCTGAGCGCCTACCCGCGGGAGGATGTGGCTGGACTCACGGGCGAGGAATGGCTGCGCTTTCTCGATCAGTCCCTGCCAGAGCGGCCTTTCAGCGAAGGCCCGGGCCGTTTGTTGCTGGACGCGCCCTACCGCCCGCACTGCGAAGGCGACCTGAACGCCTTGCTGGATGTGTGCCGCACATGGGCAAGGCGCTTGCCGGTAGTCACCCTGGGAAAAGCATGA